One stretch of Arachis duranensis cultivar V14167 chromosome 1, aradu.V14167.gnm2.J7QH, whole genome shotgun sequence DNA includes these proteins:
- the LOC107494531 gene encoding uncharacterized protein LOC107494531 yields MSPYQLVYEKACHLPLELEHKTFWALKLLNLDSAATGEKRILQLQELEEFRSQANENAKIYKERAKKKHDLNLAPRSFEEGQQVLLYNSKLRLFPGKLKSRWSGPFLVTRVSPYGHIEIMEESSKRTFTVNGQRLKHYLGNIGEGPKMKYMLN; encoded by the coding sequence atgTCCCCATATCAATTGGTGTATGAAAAGGCTTGTCATCTACCattggaactggaacacaaaaCCTTCTGGGCTCTCAAATTACTAAATCTTGATAGTGCTGCCACTGGTGAGAAAAGGAtcttgcaactgcaagaactggAGGAGTTCAGGTCTCAAGCCAATGAAAATGCCAAAATCTATAAGGAGAGGGCAAAGAAAAAGCATGATCTCAATCTGGCACCAAGAAGTTTTGAAGAAGGACAGCAAGTACTCCTCTACAACTCCAAACTGAGACTCTTCCctggaaaactcaaatcaagatgGTCAGGGCCCTTTCTTGTCACAAGGGTCTCACCTTATGGACACATAGAAATCATGGAGGAAAGCTCAAAGAGGACATTCACTGTGAACGGACAAAGGCTCAAACACTACCTGGGCAATATAGGAGAAGGTCCCAAAATGAAGTACATGCTCAACTAA